DNA from Pirellulaceae bacterium:
TGTAAAGATTGGCCAGTGGTGTATCTGGGGCGTAGCTCACATGTCTGCCCGTGGCAATTCTTCCGCCTGCACGGCCAGCAACGACAATTGGCAGATTGCGTGGATTGTGGCTATTGCCATCGCGAAGCCCCGAGCCATATAGGATCATGCAGTTATCCAGCACTGTGCCCTCGCCTTCAGGCATCGACTGCAGCCGTTGCAGGAGATATGCATACTGGGCGACATGCCAGCGATTGATGATCTGATACTCGCGAAGTTTGGCTTCTTCGTTTTGATGGTGCGAGATATCGTGGTGGCCACCGGTGACGCCTTCCAGGAATGAAAAATTCCGCCCGCTAACGGCGTTACCAAACATGAAGGTTGCAATCCGCGTTGAGTCAGTTTGGAATGCCAACGCAATCATGTCCAGCATCAATCGCACATGGTCGATGTGTACTTCGGGCGGCTGTTCAGCTGGTCGCTGCGCAGGGTCCAACGGTGCCAGTGGTCGCCAGGGCTGACCTGCGTTGCGTTGAAAATTTTGCAAGCGTTGTTCGATGGATCGCACAGATTGCAAGTACTCGTCGATACGCTGTCGATCCCCGCTACCCAGTTGCTGCCGCAGGTGGTGGGCATCGCCCAAAACGCGATCCAGCAACAATTGATCGCGTTTGGCCGCCTGACTATTGGGTTGCGACGCTCGAAAAAGCCGCTCAAAGACCAAATGCGGATTAAGTTCGCGAGGCAGCGGGCTGGTCGGGCCACTCCATGCAATGTGTGATCCGTAGACGCGCGTGTAGCCCACGTTCGTATCGACTCCCGTTGTCACCGGGTCAATTCCCAGTTCCAAGGATGGAATGGGAGTCTGATGACCAACCGCCGCAGCGGCAACCTGATCCATAGAAACGCCATTACAACTTACGTCAATGCCAAGCGATTTAGAGATCGTGGTGCAGGTTAAGAAGCC
Protein-coding regions in this window:
- a CDS encoding DUF1552 domain-containing protein, translated to MKFASGRLQLSRRCLLRGLGVSLALPWLEAMQGSHGPSRTMAAEAESASTAPVRMAVLYVPNGVRQDTWTPIGEGTEFELSPTLEPLQEFKDQLLVLTNLWNQGSKFGDGHYVKTSGFLTCTTISKSLGIDVSCNGVSMDQVAAAAVGHQTPIPSLELGIDPVTTGVDTNVGYTRVYGSHIAWSGPTSPLPRELNPHLVFERLFRASQPNSQAAKRDQLLLDRVLGDAHHLRQQLGSGDRQRIDEYLQSVRSIEQRLQNFQRNAGQPWRPLAPLDPAQRPAEQPPEVHIDHVRLMLDMIALAFQTDSTRIATFMFGNAVSGRNFSFLEGVTGGHHDISHHQNEEAKLREYQIINRWHVAQYAYLLQRLQSMPEGEGTVLDNCMILYGSGLRDGNSHNPRNLPIVVAGRAGGRIATGRHVSYAPDTPLANLYTAMLNAIGCPLNSFADSTELLPGVLS